The Cryptococcus decagattii chromosome 1, complete sequence genome includes a region encoding these proteins:
- a CDS encoding HAD hydrolase, family IIID → MSQDDGPCRSPSCGEPHLHSDAVVAGNNHLSATKDTLPGDLLEEGTRVVNASLDIETAAGDEQVKVFHTPMPDEQVSRPHKVLGDHGSRVDGEEFSVEGQQEQSNENDDVSTTTTSSPIQQQVDHQMEGSDDDMEDSDDVNMEDGESLEVSTVPVAEEVDEEWWDLKMQWGGKVYDIRVGGNDMVYDFRERIASLTSIPPDAQKLIGLSSTVKGKLNASHDAMRFAHLGVKNGGKFVLVGTKVEERFVDPIKALREGEGAGEDEFDVDYKGKGPGNDPRNKRKIQEIIDKVPITVMNAPREGKKLLVLDLDYTIVDTKPLLNGALPSSECARPGLHDFLKLVYPHYDIVIWSQTSWRWLETKLVELDLISDSREYKISFVIDRSCMFPVFSQRNGQLYKHEVKPLAYLWASFPQWSAKNTIHVDDLSRNFALNPGEGLKIRAFNKAGSPDGQRDRELIKLGTYLVGIAASEKDFTTVNHKYWSGRGRRGRH, encoded by the exons ATGTCCCAGGACGATGGACCGTGTCGGTCACCATCGTGTGGCGAACCCCACTTGCACTCAGATGCCGTGGTCGCAGGCAACAACCATCTTTCCGCTACTAAAGACACATTGCCAGGTGATTtgttggaagaagggacAAGAGTCGTCAATGCCTCTTTGGACATCGAGACGGCTGCTGGTGATGAACAAGTAAAGGTTTTCCATACTCCCATGCCAGATGAGCAAGTGTCACGACCGCACAAGGTGCTCGGGGATCATGGTAGTAGGGTGGATGGAGAGGAGTTTAGTGTTGAAGGACAACAAGAGCAAAGCAAcgaaaatgatgatgtctCTACAACAACCACATCATCTCCGATACAACAACAGGTAGACCACCAAATGGAAGGCAGCGACGACGACATGGAGGATTCCGACGATGTGAATATGGAAGACGGCGAATCGCTAGAGGTTTCCACTGTGCCTGTGGCCGAAGAGGTAGATGAAGAATGGTGGGACTTGAAAATGCAGTGGGGCGGGAAAGTGTATGACATTCGCGTCGGTGGGAATGACAT GGTTTATGATTTCCGCGAAAGGATCGCTTCCCTCACGTCCATCCCCCCCGATGCCCAGAAACTCATTGGTCTTTCGTCGACTGTCAAGGGTAAACTCAATGCCTCACACGATGCCATGCGGTTCGCCCATCTAGGCGTTAAGAATGGCGGTAAATTCGTTTTGGTTGGGACAAAAGTGGAGGAACGGTTTGTGGATCCTATAAAGGCATTACGGGAAGGCGAGGGTGCTGGCGAAGACGAGTTTGACGTGGATTATAAAGGTAAAGGCCCAGGGAATGATCCAAGAAATAAGAGAAAGATACAAGAGATTATTGATAAAGTGCCGATTACG GTGATGAATGCTccgagagaaggaaagaaacTTCTTGTACTCGACTTGGACTATA cAATCGTAGATACAAAACCTCTTTTAAACGGCGCCCTTCCATCCTCGGAATGTGCCCGCCCAGGATTACATGACTTTCTCAAACT CGTTTATCCACATTACGACATTGTTATATGGTCGCAGACGTCTTGGCGATGGCTAGAAACCAAATTAGTAGAGTTGGATCTGATCAGTGATTCGAGAGAGTATAAGATTTCATTTGTAATAGATCGCAGTTGCATGTTTCCC GTATTTTCTCAACGAAACGGCCAGCTGTACAAGCATGAAGTCAAACCTCTAGCATATTTATGGGCATCGTTTCCTCAATGGTCAGCCAAGAAC ACTATACATGTCGATGATCTTTCTAGAAATTTTGCATTAAATCCCGGAGAGGGGCTAAAG ATTCGAGCATTTAACAAGGCTGGTTCCCCTGATGGCCAGAGAGATAGAGAATTAATAAAGCTTGGGACATAT TTGGTAGGGATTGCTGCATCGGAGAAGGATTTCACAACGGTGAATCACAAG TACtggagtggaagaggaaggagaggacGGCACTAA
- a CDS encoding transcriptional activator hap2 codes for MAASLPIFHLLPDHHSSYPPSPTFSDPAFSAQYDPSFPANIDLSKSSHHPLNSYSFPTPSGTSAQSQYASRHIPSYPNLVPPNFSRGSYSAVQGGQDPTAFLDLDLSQPGPSTYHQQQTQTQPGSQSTAHHYRQPDHDYVHSDAEDNESLVQVKEETQDEQQEGDAQGADDMDNEEPLYVNAKQYHRILKRRMARARLEELNRLVRSRKPYLHESRHRHACSRPRGKGGRFLTAEEIETLKRQEAEKESKGEEAAQASV; via the exons ATGGCAGCCTccctccccatcttccacctcctcccGGACCACCATTCCTCCTACCCGCCCTCGCCCACCTTTTCAGATCCCGCCTTCTCCGCACAGTACGACCCGTCTTTCCCCGCCAACATTGACCTCTCCAAGTCAAGCCACCACC CGCTCAACAGCTATTCTTTCCCCACGCCCTCGGGTACATCAGCGCAGTCGCAGTACGCCAGCCGCCACATCCCTTCTTACCCCAACCTCGTCCCGCCCAACTTTTCTCGCGGCTCGTACTCTGCCGTCCAGGGCGGCCAGGATCCCACGGCGTTCCTTGATCTCGACCTCTCCCAGCCCGGTCCATCCACGTACCACCAACAGCAAACGCAGACGCAGCCCGGGTCACAGTCCACGGCACATCACTACCGGCAACCCGACCACGACTATGTCCACAGTGATGCAGAGGACAACGAATCTCTTGTTCaagtgaaagaagagacgCAGGACGAACAGCAGGAAGGAGACGCGCAAGGTGCCGATGATATGGACAATGAGGAGCCACTGTACGTCAACGCCAAGCAGTACCACCGGATCCTCAAGCGGAGAATGGCGAGGGCTAGGTTGGAAGAACTGAACAGGCTCGTGAGATCCCGCAAG CCCTATTTACATGAATCGCGTCACCGCCATGCATGTTCTCGACCACGGGGTAAGGGTGGACGTTTCCTCACCGCCGAGGAGATTGAGACACTCAAGCGACAAGAAGCTGAAAAGGAGTCAAAAGGCGAGGAAGCAGCCCAAGCCTCTGTGTAA